From one Pirellulales bacterium genomic stretch:
- a CDS encoding DUF4178 domain-containing protein — translation MVVCPNCRSVVARGDRKLEDLGRVAALVDAGSPLEVGRKGKYGGAPFELTGRAQFAHEAGGVWDEWYASFPGDRWGWLAEAQGRFYLTFEKHLAADAKLPEPDKIELGHRFTIPGVGVLVASEIGRAMAQSAEGEIPYRLVPGAPLEYIDLSGPGGKFATFDYSDAETAVYLGEEVTLDDLGISPAAATEREPRHVGALQINCPQCGGALELKAPDVAERVACPYCNSLLDCAQGKLQYLETLSPGKFKPTIPLGTTGMLGGKPYTVIGFLVRHTTYLHTNYYWNEYLLYGVGTRFRWLVESDHHWSFVAAVPPGDAEVQSRIATYNGRHFRLFEKSTAIVDYVSGEFYWKVHVGERVALDDFIAPPEILSRETTLPEGATAVDAADARLRAKGEINWSLGTYLEPAEVAAAFKLPPLRASIGVGANQPFHSKGVYRIWGVLVTAAVVLWIVLSILMPSHRLLEKTFSLDPPAAPETARTVFESPIVLDAHRSLRFDISAPVDNSWLYVDGDLFNDETGLVQPFSVEVGYYHGVDSDGSWTEGSRSNGAFVSALPPGNYTLRLETQWQYATRPIQMSVRLEESGPRILYLLIVVLALSIVPIAVAIRQFNFEKQRWENSNY, via the coding sequence GTGGTGGTCTGCCCGAATTGCCGGTCGGTCGTGGCCCGCGGCGATCGGAAGCTCGAAGACCTCGGCAGAGTTGCGGCGCTAGTCGACGCCGGCTCGCCGCTCGAAGTCGGGCGCAAGGGGAAATACGGCGGAGCGCCGTTCGAACTGACCGGACGAGCGCAATTCGCCCACGAAGCGGGAGGTGTGTGGGACGAGTGGTATGCCAGTTTCCCAGGCGACCGCTGGGGCTGGCTCGCCGAGGCCCAGGGGCGATTCTACCTCACGTTCGAGAAACATCTCGCCGCGGACGCGAAGCTGCCTGAACCGGACAAGATCGAGTTGGGCCATCGGTTCACGATCCCCGGCGTCGGCGTCCTGGTGGCGAGCGAGATCGGCCGAGCGATGGCGCAGTCTGCCGAAGGAGAAATCCCCTATCGGCTCGTGCCCGGTGCGCCGCTCGAATACATCGACTTGAGCGGGCCAGGAGGCAAGTTCGCCACGTTCGACTATAGCGATGCTGAGACTGCCGTCTATCTGGGCGAGGAGGTGACGCTCGACGATCTGGGGATCTCGCCCGCCGCCGCGACGGAGCGCGAGCCGCGGCACGTCGGGGCGCTGCAAATAAACTGCCCCCAGTGCGGCGGCGCGCTGGAACTCAAGGCTCCAGACGTCGCCGAGCGAGTCGCTTGCCCGTATTGCAATTCGCTTTTGGATTGCGCGCAGGGAAAGCTGCAATACCTCGAAACACTTTCTCCGGGGAAGTTCAAGCCGACGATTCCATTGGGCACGACCGGCATGCTGGGCGGCAAGCCATACACGGTGATCGGCTTTCTCGTTCGGCACACGACGTACCTGCACACGAACTACTATTGGAACGAGTATCTGCTCTACGGCGTCGGGACCCGCTTCCGCTGGCTCGTCGAGAGTGATCATCATTGGAGCTTCGTTGCCGCCGTGCCGCCGGGCGACGCGGAAGTGCAGTCGCGAATCGCCACCTACAACGGTCGCCATTTCCGCTTGTTCGAGAAATCCACGGCCATCGTGGATTACGTCTCGGGCGAATTCTATTGGAAGGTCCACGTCGGCGAACGAGTTGCGCTCGACGATTTCATCGCGCCCCCGGAAATCTTGTCGCGGGAGACCACGCTGCCGGAAGGCGCCACTGCGGTCGACGCCGCCGATGCTCGACTGAGAGCGAAAGGCGAAATCAACTGGTCGCTCGGCACGTATCTTGAGCCGGCCGAGGTCGCCGCGGCGTTCAAGCTGCCGCCGCTTCGCGCCTCGATCGGCGTGGGCGCAAACCAACCGTTCCATTCCAAAGGCGTCTATCGGATCTGGGGCGTGTTGGTCACGGCGGCAGTCGTGCTGTGGATTGTCCTTTCAATCCTGATGCCGTCGCATAGGCTGCTCGAAAAGACTTTCTCGCTCGATCCGCCTGCCGCGCCGGAGACGGCGCGCACAGTTTTCGAATCGCCGATCGTTCTCGACGCCCATCGCAGCCTGCGCTTCGACATTTCGGCGCCGGTCGATAATTCGTGGCTCTATGTCGATGGCGATCTGTTCAACGACGAGACGGGACTGGTGCAGCCCTTCTCCGTCGAGGTTGGCTACTATCACGGCGTCGATTCCGATGGTTCCTGGACCGAGGGGAGCCGCTCGAACGGTGCCTTTGTATCGGCCTTGCCGCCGGGCAACTACACGCTCCGGCTCGAAACGCAATGGCAATATGCGACCCGACCGATTCAAATGTCCGTTCGGCTGGAAGAATCCGGCCCGCGGATCTTGTACCTGTTGATCGTCGTGCTCGCGCTGTCGATCGTGCCGATAGCGGTCGCGATCCGACAATTCAACTTTGAGAAGCAGCGTTGGGAAAACAGCAATTACTGA
- a CDS encoding DUF350 domain-containing protein, giving the protein MTLSELAAKVSGEVAAALVFSLIGLALFGIAFVVVIKIIKHVPSSVRKEIEEDQNIALAIIIASMILGISVIVAAAIH; this is encoded by the coding sequence ATGACGCTTAGTGAATTGGCCGCCAAGGTGTCGGGCGAGGTCGCCGCGGCCTTGGTCTTCAGCCTGATCGGCTTGGCCCTGTTTGGCATTGCGTTCGTCGTGGTGATCAAGATCATCAAGCATGTTCCGTCGAGCGTCCGCAAGGAGATCGAGGAAGACCAGAACATTGCCCTGGCGATCATCATCGCCTCGATGATCCTGGGCATCTCGGTCATCGTCGCGGCAGCGATCCACTAG
- a CDS encoding polyamine aminopropyltransferase, with translation MLFLNVLVVATCGLVYELLAGTLASYVLGDSITQFSVIIGVYLSALGAGAWLSRFVEHGLARCFVEVEISVALVGGLSAPLLFLSFARLGWFHVVLYGVVFAIGVLVGLELPLLMRILRDHLDFKDLVSRVLTFDYIGALVGSLLFPLFFVPRLGLVRTSLAFGILNAVVGLWGTWLLRPLIPGAVVWLRGRAILVIVLLAAGIAKAELLTSLAEEDLFSDPIVYAQSTRYQRIVMTHGRAGFQLFLNGNLQFSSADEYRYHEALVHPALASCGTPRRVLVLGGGDGLAVREILKHDSVEHVTLVDLDPDMTRLSNRFPPLGDLNGHALDDPRVEVVNEDAMIWLERPTEPYDAVIVDFPDPSNFALGKLYTTRFYRLARSHLAHSGAMAVQCTSPLFARQSYWCIVRTIEVAGFNVQPYHVAVPSFGVWGFALARLEPFDRPTHVAGPFRFLNDETLPAMFRLSADMTPVVVEVNRLDNQVLVRYHESEWRKWE, from the coding sequence ATTCTCTTCCTGAACGTGCTCGTCGTCGCCACTTGCGGGCTGGTGTATGAGCTACTCGCCGGGACGCTGGCCAGCTACGTGCTTGGGGATTCGATCACACAGTTCTCCGTCATTATCGGCGTCTATCTGAGCGCGCTGGGTGCGGGGGCATGGTTGTCGCGATTCGTTGAGCACGGATTGGCCCGCTGCTTTGTCGAGGTCGAGATCAGCGTAGCGCTCGTCGGCGGCCTGTCCGCGCCGCTGTTATTCCTGAGCTTCGCACGGTTGGGGTGGTTTCACGTTGTACTCTACGGTGTGGTATTCGCCATCGGCGTGTTAGTCGGACTGGAGTTGCCGTTGCTGATGCGGATACTGCGCGACCATCTCGATTTTAAGGACCTGGTGTCGCGCGTGCTGACGTTCGACTATATCGGCGCGCTCGTCGGCTCGTTGTTGTTTCCGCTGTTCTTCGTGCCGCGGTTGGGTCTAGTACGGACTTCGCTTGCCTTCGGAATCCTGAACGCCGTTGTGGGCCTGTGGGGCACCTGGCTCTTGCGGCCGCTGATCCCCGGCGCCGTCGTTTGGCTCCGGGGTCGAGCGATTCTCGTGATCGTGCTGCTCGCGGCCGGCATCGCCAAGGCAGAACTTTTAACGTCGTTGGCCGAGGAGGATCTGTTTTCCGATCCGATCGTCTATGCCCAATCGACGAGATACCAGCGGATCGTCATGACCCATGGCCGGGCCGGCTTCCAGCTCTTTCTGAACGGAAATCTGCAATTCAGTTCTGCCGACGAATACCGCTATCACGAAGCGCTCGTGCATCCGGCGCTCGCCTCCTGTGGCACGCCGCGCCGCGTACTCGTACTGGGAGGCGGCGACGGTCTGGCGGTGCGCGAAATCCTCAAGCACGATTCGGTCGAACATGTGACGCTCGTCGATCTCGATCCCGACATGACGCGGCTCTCCAACCGCTTCCCGCCGCTGGGCGACCTGAACGGCCATGCGCTCGACGATCCGCGCGTCGAGGTGGTGAATGAGGATGCGATGATCTGGCTCGAACGGCCGACCGAGCCTTACGACGCCGTCATTGTCGATTTTCCCGATCCGAGCAATTTCGCCCTGGGCAAGCTCTATACCACGCGGTTTTATCGGCTCGCGCGGTCGCACCTGGCCCACAGCGGCGCGATGGCGGTGCAATGCACCTCGCCACTTTTCGCGCGACAGTCGTATTGGTGCATCGTGAGGACGATTGAGGTGGCCGGGTTCAATGTGCAGCCGTACCACGTGGCCGTGCCGTCGTTTGGCGTCTGGGGGTTCGCGCTGGCAAGGCTCGAACCGTTCGATCGGCCGACGCACGTGGCCGGCCCGTTCCGATTCCTAAACGACGAAACGCTGCCAGCTATGTTCCGCCTCTCGGCCGACATGACGCCCGTGGTCGTCGAGGTGAATCGCCTCGACAACCAGGTGCTCGTTCGCTACCACGAGTCGGAATGGAGGAAGTGGGAGTAA
- a CDS encoding FAD-dependent oxidoreductase, which translates to MPRDWNRRDALIGLLGLPAVLAGCRGRDSTEAEFDGRIVGPSLELGHRIRDGLRITPANDAWEKTGIVIVGGGVAGLSAAWRLLKADCEDFVLLELERAAGGTAQSGTSPAGVSVSTPFPWGAHYIPAPTRENAALIKLLSEMSILEGSDADREPIVAEQFLCRDPQERIFYRGHWHEGLYLHAGASADDLAQYGRFQDEINRWVAWRDGRGRRAFGIPIVSASDDPEVRALDKLSMADWLAEHSFISPRLCWLVDYACRDDYGLTVGQTSAWAGLFYFASRIVRSGAEPRPLITWPEGNGRLVAHLSAGLARQARLGMAAIEVIPVERDGRSSVDIVALSQDGRTARGFRAERVIFAAPQFIARHVVRPYRDDPPRHLSEFQYGTWLVANVFLRNRPAERGFPLAWDNVVYESPSLGYVTATHQRGPESGPTALTYYYPFCDDNPRRARERLLDLDWRTCAELALADLAIPHPDVRPLVERIDVMRWGHAMIRPVPGFIWGLHRPTAAQPYRKIHFANTDLSGVALFEEAFYHGIRAAEEALLARGRRIASYV; encoded by the coding sequence ATGCCGCGCGACTGGAATCGCCGTGATGCGCTGATTGGGTTGCTCGGCTTGCCGGCCGTGCTTGCCGGCTGCCGGGGGCGCGACAGCACCGAGGCGGAGTTCGATGGTCGGATTGTCGGTCCGTCGCTTGAGCTTGGCCATCGCATCCGCGACGGATTGCGGATCACCCCTGCCAATGACGCATGGGAGAAGACTGGCATCGTGATCGTCGGCGGTGGAGTAGCCGGGCTGTCCGCGGCGTGGCGATTGCTCAAGGCCGACTGCGAAGACTTTGTGTTGTTGGAACTGGAACGCGCGGCCGGCGGGACTGCTCAGAGTGGAACCTCGCCCGCCGGCGTCTCCGTATCGACCCCGTTTCCCTGGGGCGCACACTACATTCCCGCCCCGACGCGCGAAAATGCGGCGCTCATCAAGTTGCTCTCCGAGATGAGCATCCTCGAAGGGAGCGATGCCGACAGAGAACCGATTGTCGCCGAGCAGTTTCTCTGTCGCGATCCGCAAGAGCGCATTTTTTATCGCGGCCATTGGCACGAGGGGCTTTATCTCCACGCTGGGGCAAGCGCCGACGATCTGGCACAATACGGGCGATTTCAGGACGAGATCAATCGCTGGGTCGCGTGGCGCGACGGCCGCGGACGTCGGGCATTCGGCATCCCGATCGTCTCGGCATCCGACGATCCGGAGGTCAGGGCACTCGACAAGCTCTCGATGGCCGATTGGCTCGCCGAGCACAGCTTCATTTCGCCGCGACTTTGCTGGCTCGTGGATTACGCCTGCCGAGACGATTACGGTCTCACAGTCGGGCAGACGAGCGCTTGGGCGGGTCTATTCTATTTCGCCTCGCGCATCGTCCGGTCGGGGGCTGAACCAAGGCCGCTCATCACTTGGCCAGAGGGAAACGGCCGATTGGTCGCACATCTTTCCGCCGGCCTCGCGCGGCAAGCACGGCTCGGAATGGCAGCAATCGAGGTCATTCCTGTCGAACGGGACGGGCGATCGAGCGTCGATATCGTCGCTCTCTCGCAAGACGGCCGGACCGCGCGCGGTTTCCGTGCCGAGCGTGTGATTTTCGCCGCGCCACAGTTTATCGCCCGCCACGTCGTGCGGCCCTATCGCGACGATCCGCCGCGGCATTTGAGTGAATTCCAATACGGCACATGGTTGGTCGCGAATGTGTTCCTCCGAAATCGCCCCGCCGAGCGCGGCTTTCCGCTGGCCTGGGACAACGTAGTCTACGAAAGTCCGTCCCTCGGTTACGTCACGGCGACGCACCAGCGCGGGCCGGAATCGGGCCCGACGGCGCTCACCTATTACTACCCTTTCTGCGACGACAATCCGCGCCGCGCCCGTGAGCGGCTGCTTGATCTCGACTGGCGAACATGCGCGGAATTGGCTCTGGCCGACCTCGCGATTCCACATCCCGACGTCCGACCGCTCGTCGAGCGAATCGACGTAATGCGCTGGGGCCATGCCATGATCCGTCCCGTGCCGGGCTTCATTTGGGGCCTGCATCGCCCCACCGCCGCCCAGCCCTACAGGAAGATCCACTTTGCCAACACTGACCTGAGCGGTGTTGCGCTCTTCGAAGAAGCCTTCTACCACGGCATTAGGGCGGCAGAGGAAGCGTTGCTCGCTCGCGGGCGACGGATTGCATCGTATGTCTAG
- a CDS encoding response regulator, which translates to MTTPTHDDVGRALAETEPLRVLIVDDNADEADSLATLLAFRGHEVQRAYSANAALEIAEGFRPEVFLLDLGLPRMSGYELAGQLRKEFSDAVLIATTGHVDEAYRLQARDAGFEHYFTKPVSIIKLHQLLESVAIQRAARRFQ; encoded by the coding sequence ATGACAACACCCACGCATGATGATGTCGGCAGGGCGCTTGCTGAGACTGAACCATTGCGCGTCTTGATCGTGGACGACAACGCGGATGAAGCCGACTCGCTGGCCACGCTCTTGGCGTTTCGAGGCCATGAAGTTCAGCGCGCCTATTCGGCGAACGCCGCCCTCGAAATCGCCGAAGGATTCCGCCCAGAAGTTTTCTTGCTCGATCTCGGTCTGCCGAGGATGAGCGGATACGAATTGGCGGGGCAATTGCGCAAAGAGTTCTCTGACGCCGTGCTCATTGCGACGACAGGCCATGTGGATGAAGCGTATCGGCTCCAAGCCAGAGATGCCGGTTTCGAGCACTATTTCACCAAGCCAGTGAGCATCATCAAACTGCACCAGTTGTTGGAATCGGTTGCAATCCAACGTGCAGCCCGTCGTTTCCAATGA
- a CDS encoding PfkB family carbohydrate kinase: MILAAGLTPAWQQIYACDHFRPGEVNRASQVVRCGSGKVLNVGIALHLLRAESRVLSFVGGSDRADMDREFVAMMMSVRWIETAAPTRTCISILDYQSGTTTELVENAKVVSAEELAQFRAAFVQEAGAADFIVVTGSLPAGTPASFFRDLLANVRCPVLLDIRGEELLLALEQQPLIVKPNREELAATVGRALANEEDLHRAMAELNHRGAQWVVVSAGRQAVWVRGRAQLYRLDPPQLARVVNPIGCGDVLAAGIATALLRGNDPCDAVRFGMAAAAESAANLLPARFDPSRVAAGWS; encoded by the coding sequence ATGATTCTCGCCGCGGGACTTACGCCGGCCTGGCAACAGATCTATGCGTGCGATCACTTCCGTCCCGGAGAAGTGAATCGGGCCTCCCAAGTGGTTCGCTGCGGATCGGGAAAGGTGCTTAACGTCGGAATCGCGTTGCATCTGCTGAGGGCCGAGAGTCGCGTTCTGTCGTTCGTCGGTGGATCGGATCGCGCCGATATGGATCGCGAATTCGTTGCAATGATGATGTCTGTCCGATGGATCGAGACCGCCGCGCCGACGCGGACTTGCATTTCGATTCTCGACTACCAATCTGGCACGACGACCGAGCTGGTCGAGAACGCCAAGGTGGTTTCAGCAGAGGAGTTGGCGCAGTTTCGCGCGGCCTTCGTGCAAGAAGCAGGCGCCGCCGACTTCATTGTGGTCACCGGCTCGCTCCCCGCCGGAACACCGGCGAGCTTTTTTCGAGACTTGCTTGCAAACGTTCGTTGTCCGGTCCTGTTGGACATTCGTGGAGAGGAACTGCTCTTGGCGCTAGAACAACAGCCATTGATCGTGAAACCGAATCGAGAAGAATTGGCCGCGACGGTCGGGCGAGCGCTGGCGAACGAGGAGGATTTACACCGCGCGATGGCTGAATTGAATCACCGCGGCGCGCAATGGGTCGTTGTCAGCGCAGGACGACAGGCCGTGTGGGTTCGCGGCCGTGCGCAGCTTTATCGCCTCGATCCGCCGCAACTGGCGCGCGTCGTTAATCCAATTGGCTGCGGCGATGTGTTGGCCGCCGGGATCGCCACGGCGCTGCTTCGAGGGAATGACCCGTGCGACGCCGTTCGCTTCGGCATGGCGGCTGCCGCCGAGAGCGCGGCAAATCTCCTGCCAGCGCGATTCGATCCATCGCGCGTCGCGGCTGGGTGGAGCTGA
- a CDS encoding prolyl oligopeptidase family serine peptidase: protein MGATLTQHPELVKAVVSTVGIYDMLRFELSPNGKFNVPEFGTVTDADQFRSLVAYSPYNHVIQGAKYPATLMLTGANDPRVDPMQSRKMIARLQGANTSTAPILLRTSANTGHGMGTPLTEQIDEQVNILAFLFDQLGIRFRRAIRNAG from the coding sequence ATGGGGGCCACACTCACGCAGCATCCGGAATTGGTCAAGGCCGTGGTCTCCACGGTCGGGATCTACGATATGCTGCGCTTCGAGCTGTCGCCCAACGGAAAGTTCAACGTTCCGGAGTTCGGCACGGTCACGGACGCCGACCAGTTTCGGTCGTTGGTCGCCTATTCGCCCTACAACCACGTGATCCAAGGCGCAAAGTACCCGGCCACTCTCATGCTCACGGGCGCCAACGACCCGCGCGTCGATCCGATGCAATCGCGGAAGATGATCGCCCGGCTGCAAGGGGCGAACACGTCGACGGCGCCGATCTTGCTGCGCACCAGCGCCAACACTGGCCATGGAATGGGCACGCCGTTAACGGAGCAGATCGACGAGCAGGTAAACATCCTCGCATTCTTGTTCGACCAGCTAGGAATCAGGTTCCGTCGTGCAATTAGAAATGCGGGCTAG
- a CDS encoding homoserine dehydrogenase — translation MDRTKVGIVGLGTVGSGVARLLLDHADRTTRHAGRRLWLEQVVIQDLEKPRDVTLPEGILSTDLKRITDNKEIAAVAHLVGGLEPARTIMLEVLKSGKDVVTANKALLAEHGQELFDCARTMGRSIAFEAAVAGGIPIIANISQCLSANQILSIRGILNGTCNFILTQMEETGADYDSVLAEAQRRGYAEADPTMDVDGTDTVQKLAILAHLAFGSAVQWGNIPRRGIDQLNIADLRFAKELGYRVKLLAVAELAKKGSGVIFGDRGGKLEPARRMSPDSFFGGLELHASPALVKIGTPLAEVRGAFNAVSLVGDAVGPLFFHGLGAGQMPTASAVMADLIDTVVGRAAITFRSLKLWSDQRVQVELADHACSTGRYYLRFNVADRPGVLADIAGILGRNGISIASVIQHNQDGDDGTVPLVIMTHAAAEGAMREAFDVIGRLPHVRAPSSRFRVYDS, via the coding sequence ATGGATCGAACGAAGGTCGGCATTGTCGGGCTAGGGACGGTCGGCTCGGGCGTCGCCCGGCTGCTGTTGGACCATGCCGATCGGACGACGCGGCACGCTGGCCGACGGTTGTGGCTCGAGCAAGTCGTGATTCAGGATTTGGAAAAGCCTCGCGACGTCACGCTGCCCGAAGGAATCCTATCGACCGATCTCAAGCGGATCACCGACAACAAGGAGATCGCCGCCGTCGCCCATTTGGTGGGCGGATTGGAGCCGGCCCGCACGATCATGCTCGAAGTGCTCAAGAGCGGCAAGGACGTGGTCACGGCCAACAAGGCGCTGCTGGCGGAGCACGGACAAGAACTGTTCGACTGCGCCCGCACGATGGGGCGCTCGATCGCCTTCGAGGCGGCGGTGGCCGGCGGCATTCCGATCATCGCCAATATCAGCCAATGCCTTTCGGCCAATCAGATTCTCTCGATTCGTGGCATCCTCAACGGCACCTGCAATTTCATCCTGACGCAAATGGAGGAGACAGGGGCCGACTATGATTCCGTACTCGCGGAGGCCCAGCGCCGCGGTTACGCGGAGGCCGATCCGACGATGGACGTGGATGGCACCGACACGGTTCAAAAGCTGGCCATTCTGGCCCACCTGGCGTTTGGATCCGCGGTCCAGTGGGGAAACATCCCGCGGCGCGGAATCGACCAACTCAACATTGCCGATCTGAGATTTGCCAAGGAGCTGGGTTATCGGGTCAAGCTGCTAGCCGTCGCCGAACTTGCAAAAAAGGGGTCGGGAGTCATTTTCGGCGACCGCGGTGGAAAGTTGGAACCGGCTAGGAGAATGAGTCCCGACTCCTTTTTTGGCGGATTGGAATTGCACGCTTCGCCGGCGCTGGTGAAAATCGGCACACCGTTGGCGGAAGTTCGTGGGGCGTTTAACGCCGTAAGCCTCGTCGGAGACGCGGTCGGCCCGCTGTTTTTTCACGGCCTCGGCGCCGGCCAGATGCCAACGGCCTCCGCGGTGATGGCCGATCTGATCGACACCGTGGTTGGCCGGGCGGCGATCACATTCCGCTCTCTGAAACTCTGGTCCGATCAGCGCGTGCAAGTGGAGTTGGCGGATCACGCCTGCTCGACCGGGAGGTATTACTTGCGATTCAATGTGGCGGACCGGCCCGGTGTTTTGGCCGACATTGCCGGCATATTGGGGCGCAACGGCATTTCGATCGCCTCGGTGATTCAACATAATCAAGACGGCGACGATGGCACGGTGCCACTAGTGATTATGACTCACGCGGCCGCCGAGGGGGCGATGCGCGAGGCGTTCGACGTCATCGGCCGCCTGCCGCACGTGCGCGCTCCCAGTTCGCGGTTTCGGGTTTACGATTCGTGA
- a CDS encoding cofactor-independent phosphoglycerate mutase has product MKYALIIPDGSADEPQESLGGKTPLQAADTPAMDDVARLGVVGRANHVPRSLPAGSDVACLSLLGYDPLAHFTGRAPLEAAAQGIDLGPTDWAVRCNLVTVHDQVMRDFTAGHISSEEARELLAAAQEQLGNNDLQYFPGVSYRNLLVYRGTKHAPPFSADTRTTPPHDLTDKSVLDDYPRGPGSALLNQLMSDSVALFDDHPVNAKRRQQGKPPATNVWLWGQGRAPDLKPFAETYGRRGAMITAVDLLRGLAALLGWQRIEVPGATGYTDTDYSAKGRYAIAAIPDTDLICVHIEATDEASHEGDAAAKVKALEEIDRHIVGPLHAALKQQGDYRILISPDHPTPLRIKTHSHGPIPFALAGAGIAPDGSMAYDELAAGKSQLAFEQGWRLMGYFLGTT; this is encoded by the coding sequence ATGAAATACGCACTGATTATTCCCGATGGATCGGCCGATGAGCCGCAGGAATCGCTCGGCGGCAAGACGCCACTCCAGGCCGCAGACACTCCCGCGATGGACGACGTGGCGCGGCTGGGAGTCGTGGGGCGGGCCAATCATGTGCCGCGGTCGCTGCCGGCCGGCTCGGACGTGGCTTGCCTGAGCCTATTGGGCTATGATCCGCTCGCACACTTCACAGGCCGCGCGCCGCTCGAGGCGGCCGCTCAAGGGATCGATCTCGGCCCGACCGATTGGGCCGTCCGTTGCAATTTGGTGACGGTACACGACCAGGTGATGCGCGATTTCACCGCGGGACATATCTCGAGCGAGGAGGCTCGCGAGTTGCTCGCGGCCGCTCAAGAGCAATTGGGAAATAACGATCTGCAATACTTTCCCGGAGTCAGTTATCGCAATCTTCTCGTCTATCGCGGGACGAAACATGCGCCGCCATTTTCGGCCGATACCCGCACCACGCCGCCGCACGATCTCACCGACAAATCGGTGCTCGACGACTATCCGCGCGGGCCGGGAAGCGCGCTCTTGAACCAATTGATGAGCGACAGCGTGGCTCTGTTTGACGACCATCCAGTGAACGCCAAGCGCCGTCAACAAGGAAAGCCTCCGGCGACAAACGTCTGGCTCTGGGGGCAGGGGCGGGCACCCGATTTGAAGCCGTTCGCCGAGACCTACGGTCGCCGTGGGGCAATGATTACGGCCGTCGATCTGCTCCGCGGGCTAGCCGCGCTGCTCGGCTGGCAGCGGATTGAGGTCCCTGGCGCGACAGGATACACCGACACCGATTATTCGGCCAAGGGGCGCTATGCAATTGCGGCGATCCCGGATACCGATCTGATCTGCGTCCACATTGAAGCAACCGATGAAGCGTCGCACGAAGGGGACGCTGCCGCGAAAGTCAAGGCCTTGGAAGAAATCGATCGGCACATCGTCGGGCCGCTCCATGCGGCGCTCAAGCAACAAGGAGATTACCGCATCCTGATTTCCCCTGATCATCCGACGCCGCTACGAATCAAGACACATAGCCATGGCCCCATCCCGTTTGCGCTGGCCGGCGCCGGGATCGCTCCAGATGGGAGCATGGCTTACGATGAACTCGCGGCAGGCAAGTCGCAGTTGGCTTTTGAGCAGGGGTGGCGGCTGATGGGGTACTTTCTAGGAACGACATAG